Sequence from the Paenibacillus riograndensis SBR5 genome:
TTCACGACTAAGGATATCAAGCACTTCGTTGTCGTCTAATGTTCTCTTCAAATCTATTTCAAGATACTTTATTGTAGAACGAACCATTCGAATCGTGGAGAGTGTGAACTTGTCCTTACTCTTCATCGCTTGCTTCATATCTTCGTTCAATCGTTCGCTAAGATTCATGCGTGGGTAATCCTCCTAAAACTTTCTCTTACGAGCAGCCTCAGACTTCTTCTTGCGCTTTACGCTTGGCTTTTCATAATGCTTGCGTTTCTTCACCTCAGCCAAGACACCATCCTTAGCAATGGAACGTTTAAAGCGACGAAGTGCAGCATCAATTGTCTCGTTTTTGCGAACTTTCGTTTCAGACACCAGTTTTCCCTCCCTCCGACCAGACCGTCCAAGAGCATAACAACACGGTTCATCAAATTTCATTATAGGTCAAAGCGAAATAAGGTGTCAACCTTCGTGTCATTCTTTTTTTGGGCCGGGTGCTCCGTATTTGATTTCTGTCAGGCGTGGGATGTCGAGCTGCCGACAAGCGCGCCTAATTTGGCACCGCCAAGCAAGTGATAATGGAGATGAGGCACGGCCTGTCCGCTGTCCGGTCCACAATTGTTAATCAGACGGTACCCGCTGTCCGCAATTCCGAGCTCT
This genomic interval carries:
- the rpsU gene encoding 30S ribosomal protein S21 yields the protein MSETKVRKNETIDAALRRFKRSIAKDGVLAEVKKRKHYEKPSVKRKKKSEAARKRKF